One genomic window of Sodaliphilus pleomorphus includes the following:
- the pyk gene encoding pyruvate kinase has translation MTTKQTKIVASISDLRCEEDFIRSLFEAGMNVVRMNTAHGTQEGMTKLIANVRRVSNSIALLIDTKGPEVRTTTIDGGADTITFHAGDRVRIVGKPELLTTREQIAVSYPNFVRDLKLGADVLIDDGEIEMKVVEKGGDYLTCEVLNESVLGHRKSVNVPGVRINLPSLTEKDKRNIQFAIDNNLDFIAHSFVRNRQDILDIRKILDERHSDIQIIAKIENQEGVDKIDEIIEAADGVMVARGDLGIEVPQENIPGIQRAIIRKCVHARKPVIVATQMLHTMIEHPRPTRAEVTDIANAIYSNTDAVMLSGETAYGKYPVEAVATMARVARRAEADKTPDLDIIMHVADEPDVTAFLAKQAVKATALLPVKAIITDSYSGRTARYLASYRGKVPVLAICHSEKTMRRLALSYGVDAVYLPGKINGQDYYFSALQLLLNKGVLSPDEMVAYLSSGLQSTHTTFLEINKVSEVLEAGASYVLPNSNRLV, from the coding sequence ATGACAACCAAGCAAACTAAAATTGTGGCTTCAATCTCCGACTTGAGATGTGAAGAAGACTTCATCAGGTCGCTCTTTGAGGCTGGCATGAACGTGGTGCGCATGAATACCGCCCACGGCACCCAGGAGGGCATGACCAAGCTCATCGCCAACGTGCGACGCGTGAGCAACAGCATCGCCCTGCTCATCGACACCAAGGGCCCCGAGGTGCGCACCACCACCATCGACGGCGGCGCCGACACCATCACCTTTCACGCGGGCGACAGGGTGCGCATTGTGGGCAAGCCCGAGTTGCTCACCACCCGCGAGCAGATTGCTGTGAGCTACCCCAACTTTGTGCGCGACCTCAAGCTGGGCGCCGATGTGCTCATCGACGACGGCGAGATTGAGATGAAGGTGGTGGAGAAGGGCGGCGACTACCTCACTTGCGAGGTGCTCAACGAGTCGGTGCTGGGCCACCGCAAGAGCGTGAACGTGCCCGGCGTGCGCATCAACCTGCCCTCGCTCACCGAGAAGGACAAGCGCAACATCCAGTTTGCCATCGACAACAACCTTGACTTTATCGCCCACTCCTTTGTGCGCAACCGCCAGGACATTCTCGACATACGCAAGATACTCGACGAGCGTCATTCCGACATCCAGATCATTGCCAAAATCGAGAACCAGGAGGGTGTTGACAAAATAGATGAAATCATCGAGGCTGCCGACGGTGTGATGGTGGCACGCGGCGACCTGGGCATCGAGGTGCCGCAGGAAAACATACCTGGCATTCAGCGTGCCATCATACGCAAGTGCGTGCATGCGCGCAAGCCCGTGATTGTGGCCACCCAGATGCTGCACACCATGATCGAGCACCCGCGTCCCACCCGGGCCGAGGTGACCGACATTGCCAATGCCATCTACTCCAATACCGATGCCGTGATGCTCTCGGGCGAGACTGCCTATGGCAAGTATCCCGTCGAGGCTGTCGCGACCATGGCACGCGTGGCCCGTCGCGCCGAGGCCGACAAGACACCCGACCTCGACATCATCATGCACGTGGCCGACGAGCCCGACGTGACAGCCTTCCTGGCCAAGCAGGCCGTGAAGGCGACGGCCCTGCTGCCCGTGAAGGCCATCATCACCGATTCCTACTCGGGCCGCACGGCACGCTACCTGGCCTCCTATCGCGGCAAGGTGCCAGTGCTGGCTATATGCCACAGCGAGAAGACGATGCGTCGTCTGGCTTTGTCCTATGGCGTCGATGCCGTGTATCTGCCTGGCAAGATCAACGGCCAGGACTATTACTTCTCGGCCCTGCAACTGTTGCTCAACAAGGGGGTGCTTAGCCCCGACGAGATGGTGGCCTACTTGAGCAGCGGCCTGCAGAGCACCCACACCACCTTCTTGGAAATCAACAAGGTGAGCGAGGTGCTCGAGGCCGGTGCCAGCTATGTGCTGCCCAACAGCAACAGGCTCGTGTGA